A single window of Gossypium arboreum isolate Shixiya-1 chromosome 13, ASM2569848v2, whole genome shotgun sequence DNA harbors:
- the LOC108461458 gene encoding high mobility group B protein 7-like isoform X1 produces the protein MANHPRTRKRVHATIPRRSPNGSAFQKCDICGDMVAIALVDMHECGPKKKELKKFKGISGTQNAVKPMACLQPRSAFNIFWESFMEVNKNGNLVDVDRKAFETWKNMSEEERKPYVTQAGKLNSAYMKDMTEAEKNIIKVDDEADSATVGKFDQFYEDYGYYETSDDDDEPYHFGGFKSLNTTECRETAIEGGT, from the exons ATGGCGAATCACCCAAGGACCCGCAAAAGAGTCCATGCTACAATCCCCCGCCGTTCACCCAATGGCAGTGCCTTCCAGAAGTG TGATATTTGTGGTGACATGGTGGCGATTGCTTTGGTTGATATGCACGAATGTGGGCCTAAAAAGAAAGAGTTGAAGAAGTTTAAGGGCATTTCTGGAACTCAAAATGCTGTCAAACCAATGGCTTGTTTGCAACCCAGATCGGCTTTTAATATTTTCTG GGAAAGCTTTATGGAAGTCAACAAGAACGGAAATTTGGTTGATGTTGATCGGAAGGCATTCGAAACTTGGAAAAACATGAGCGAGGAG GAGAGGAAACCATATGTTACTCAAGCTGGAAAGTTGAACTCAGCCTACATGAAGGATATGACTGAAGCGGAGAAAAATATTATAAAG GTGGATGATGAGGCTGATTCAGCAACGGTTGGGAAATTTGATCAG TTCTATGAAGATTATGGGTACTATGAGACatctgatgatgatgatgaaccaTACCACTTTGGAGGATTCAAGAGCTTAAACACAACTGAATG CAGGGAAACTGCCATCGAGGGCGGAACTTGA
- the LOC108461458 gene encoding high mobility group B protein 7-like isoform X2, which yields MANHPRTRKRVHATIPRRSPNGSAFQKCDICGDMVAIALVDMHECGPKKKELKKFKGISGTQNAVKPMACLQPRSAFNIFWESFMEVNKNGNLVDVDRKAFETWKNMSEEERKPYVTQAGKLNSAYMKDMTEAEKNIIKVDDEADSATVGKFDQFYEDYGYYETSDDDDEPYHFGGFKSLNTTEWETAIEGGT from the exons ATGGCGAATCACCCAAGGACCCGCAAAAGAGTCCATGCTACAATCCCCCGCCGTTCACCCAATGGCAGTGCCTTCCAGAAGTG TGATATTTGTGGTGACATGGTGGCGATTGCTTTGGTTGATATGCACGAATGTGGGCCTAAAAAGAAAGAGTTGAAGAAGTTTAAGGGCATTTCTGGAACTCAAAATGCTGTCAAACCAATGGCTTGTTTGCAACCCAGATCGGCTTTTAATATTTTCTG GGAAAGCTTTATGGAAGTCAACAAGAACGGAAATTTGGTTGATGTTGATCGGAAGGCATTCGAAACTTGGAAAAACATGAGCGAGGAG GAGAGGAAACCATATGTTACTCAAGCTGGAAAGTTGAACTCAGCCTACATGAAGGATATGACTGAAGCGGAGAAAAATATTATAAAG GTGGATGATGAGGCTGATTCAGCAACGGTTGGGAAATTTGATCAG TTCTATGAAGATTATGGGTACTATGAGACatctgatgatgatgatgaaccaTACCACTTTGGAGGATTCAAGAGCTTAAACACAACTGAATG GGAAACTGCCATCGAGGGCGGAACTTGA
- the LOC108462365 gene encoding uncharacterized protein LOC108462365 isoform X2, with protein sequence MEALKNYGHQHPLLMLNEEQLIGNGNGAVDCSRCGEKVSAPCFSCVDCCGFYLHKTCAEAPLELNHLFHRHHPLVLLQNPPSSYTSHICAGTEFFSGSKPFILTSDYMFKCKGCRYLSSGFSYKCNECGVQLCLRCFALSLQDAVKIPGHKHPLLLYHGNEEQCSGCGEDIIHTHSCKDCNFHLCGFCVTRLTTVNHKCDDHLLTLTYDKINDYARYHYCDICEEERDPKHWFYHCKTCDTSAHVDCVLGKYPFIKPGSTFNYEDHPHPLTFVKKIHYYPKCVECGELCEDLSLECAEPECNYIVHWECP encoded by the exons ATGGAAGCGCTAAAGAACTATGGGCATCAACATCCACTATTGATGTTAAATGAGGAGCAGTTGATTGGCAATGGCAATGGAGCAGTTGATTGCTCAAGGTGTGGGGAGAAGGTGTCAGCTCCATGTTTTAGCTGTGTGGATTGCTGTGGGTTTTACCTTCACAAGACATGTGCCGAGGCACCTTTGGAGCTTAATCATCTTTTTCATCGCCACCATCCTCTCGTGCTTTTGCAGAATCCACCATCTTCTTACACAAG TCATATTTGTGCAGGAACGGAATTTTTTTCTGGATCAAAACCCTTCATCCTTACTTCTGACTACATGTTCAAATGTAAAGGATGCCGGTACCTTTCTAGTGGATTTTCTTATAAATGTAATGAATGTGGAGTTCAGCTTTGCCTACGATGTTTTGCTCTAAGTCTCCAAGATGCTGTAAAAATTCCAGGGCATAAACACCCTCTTCTTCTCTATCATGGTAATGAGGAGCAGTGTAGTGGTTGTGGGGAGGatatcattcacacacatagttgTAAGGATTGTAATTTTCATTTATGCGGTTTCTGTGTTACGCGACTAACTACAGTTAATCATAAATGCGATGATCATCTTCTTACACTCACTTATGACAAGATTAATGATTATGCAAGATATCACTATTGTGACATTTGTGAGGAAGAAAGGGATCCAAAGCACTGGTTTTACCATTGTAAAACTTGTGACACTTCTGCTCACGTAGATTGCGTGCTTGGAAAATATCCATTCATCAAACCCGGGAGCACCTTCAACTATGAAGATCATCCACACCCTCTCACTTTTGTCAAAAAGATTCATTACTATCCTAAATGTGTTGAATGTGGTGAGCTTTGTGAAGATCTTTCTCTTGAATGCGCAGAACCagaatgcaactatattgttcaTTGGGAATGCCCCTGA
- the LOC108462365 gene encoding uncharacterized protein LOC108462365 isoform X1 produces the protein MEALKNYGHQHPLLMLNEEQLIGNGNGAVDCSRCGEKVSAPCFSCVDCCGFYLHKTCAEAPLELNHLFHRHHPLVLLQNPPSSYTRCVCNFCNETCEKFIYHCSCGLDFHIKCALFTFNIAERNLKELEHVALEDPSFSSKNDGGNLGKCFVCWEPLAIYTYFSPNCGFNLHKKCAELPLKMSHVCHRKHPLVLQFNSERLSCKMCQVTQRRGLLYACSPCQFGVHIECASPFPDIEDKSHQHQFTLFFRQNSFICDACGTEGHHVAYTCGTCSSMVHKKCISLPRIIQHTWHDHRVFHTYFIHKEYFESLNCMWCHEVVDTEYGSYFCADCNVIFHVNCALKEEDYYCIVSQENEDDKSLDIPVNSITKVLETNDDGEATVIEHFTHKHYLMLSDNIREHGDKCCDGCLLLVSAKFYHCSRCDFFLHKSCAELPKMKLFSSHICAGTEFFSGSKPFILTSDYMFKCKGCRYLSSGFSYKCNECGVQLCLRCFALSLQDAVKIPGHKHPLLLYHGNEEQCSGCGEDIIHTHSCKDCNFHLCGFCVTRLTTVNHKCDDHLLTLTYDKINDYARYHYCDICEEERDPKHWFYHCKTCDTSAHVDCVLGKYPFIKPGSTFNYEDHPHPLTFVKKIHYYPKCVECGELCEDLSLECAEPECNYIVHWECP, from the coding sequence ATGGAAGCGCTAAAGAACTATGGGCATCAACATCCACTATTGATGTTAAATGAGGAGCAGTTGATTGGCAATGGCAATGGAGCAGTTGATTGCTCAAGGTGTGGGGAGAAGGTGTCAGCTCCATGTTTTAGCTGTGTGGATTGCTGTGGGTTTTACCTTCACAAGACATGTGCCGAGGCACCTTTGGAGCTTAATCATCTTTTTCATCGCCACCATCCTCTCGTGCTTTTGCAGAATCCACCATCTTCTTACACAAGGTGCGTTTGCAATTTCTGTAATGAAACATGTGAGAAATTCATTTACCATTGCTCTTGTGGCTTGGACTTTCATATTAAATGTGCTTTGTTTACATTTAATATTGCTGAAAGAAATTTGAAAGAGCTTGAGCATGTTGCCCTCGAGGATCCATCGTTTTCCTCTAAAAATGATGGTGGAAACCTGGGTAAGTGCTTTGTGTGTTGGGAACCATTAGCAATTTATACGTACTTCTCTCCTAATTGTGGGTTTAATTTGCATAAAAAATGTGCTGAGCTTCCTCTCAAAATGAGCCATGTGTGCCATCGCAAACATCCTCTGGTTCTGCAATTTAATAGTGAACGCCTTTCTTGCAAGATGTGCCAAGTAACACAAAGAAGAGGCCTTTTGTATGCTTGTTCACCTTGTCAGTTTGGTGTTCACATTGAATGTGCATCACCTTTTCCGGACATTGAAGATAAAAGTCATCAACACCAGTTCACCTTATTTTTTAGACAAAATTCATTCATTTGTGATGCTTGTGGCACTGAAGGACATCATGTTGCCTATACATGTGGTACATGCAGTAGTATGGTCCATAAAAAATGCATTTCATTGCCACGCATTATCCAACACACGTGGCATGACCATCGTGTTTTTCACACCTATTTCATTCACAAGGAATATTTTGAAAGTTTGAATTGCATGTGGTGTCATGAAGTTGTCGATACAGAGTACGGTAGTTACTTCTGTGCAGATTGCAATGTTATATTCCATGTGAATTGTGCATTGAAAGAAGAGGATTATTATTGCATAGTTTCACAGGAAAATGAAGATGACAAGTCTCTTGATATACCTGTTAACTCCATCACTAAGGTTCTTGAGACGAATGATGATGGAGAAGCCACAGTAATAGAACATTTCACGCATAAGCACTACTTGATGTTAAGTGACAACATCAGAGAGCATGGTGATAAATGTTGTGATGGGTGCTTGTTATTGGTCTCCGCTAAGTTCTATCATTGCTCGCGGTGTGATTTCTTTCTTCATAAATCTTGTGCTGAATTGCCTAAGATGAAGCTTTTTTCTAGTCATATTTGTGCAGGAACGGAATTTTTTTCTGGATCAAAACCCTTCATCCTTACTTCTGACTACATGTTCAAATGTAAAGGATGCCGGTACCTTTCTAGTGGATTTTCTTATAAATGTAATGAATGTGGAGTTCAGCTTTGCCTACGATGTTTTGCTCTAAGTCTCCAAGATGCTGTAAAAATTCCAGGGCATAAACACCCTCTTCTTCTCTATCATGGTAATGAGGAGCAGTGTAGTGGTTGTGGGGAGGatatcattcacacacatagttgTAAGGATTGTAATTTTCATTTATGCGGTTTCTGTGTTACGCGACTAACTACAGTTAATCATAAATGCGATGATCATCTTCTTACACTCACTTATGACAAGATTAATGATTATGCAAGATATCACTATTGTGACATTTGTGAGGAAGAAAGGGATCCAAAGCACTGGTTTTACCATTGTAAAACTTGTGACACTTCTGCTCACGTAGATTGCGTGCTTGGAAAATATCCATTCATCAAACCCGGGAGCACCTTCAACTATGAAGATCATCCACACCCTCTCACTTTTGTCAAAAAGATTCATTACTATCCTAAATGTGTTGAATGTGGTGAGCTTTGTGAAGATCTTTCTCTTGAATGCGCAGAACCagaatgcaactatattgttcaTTGGGAATGCCCCTGA